From a region of the Triticum aestivum cultivar Chinese Spring chromosome 7D, IWGSC CS RefSeq v2.1, whole genome shotgun sequence genome:
- the LOC123163987 gene encoding ABC transporter C family member 10 codes for MGYLTSSSWVMSLCGSPICSHQDVASCAFKQIFDASTCTNHLAATGIAALLLFALALQLFVKIPKSRASARQLVTLSSPLHSSAVVFSGTLGLVYLGLGLWMLGSGFNQDASAYLPHWWLVTACQGLNLILTSFAFSIRPRFLGAAFVRFWPVLLVLYAAFICSSSVVDIVAEKALTVKSCLDILSLPGAILMLIYGIRHSHDEEGHGRSGNGLYKPLNTEADSEVADSDSQVTPFAKAGFFSRMSFWWLNPLMKMGYEKPLEDKDMPLLGATDRAQNQYLVFMEKLNREKQSPSHATPSFFWTIVSCHKRAILVSGFCALLKVLTLSTGPILLKAFINVSLGKGSFKYEGFVLAAVMFVCKFCESLSQRQWYFRTRRLGLQVRSFLSAAIYKKQQKLSNAAKMKHSSGEIMNYVTVDAYRIGEFPYWFHQTWTTSVQLCIALAILYNAVGAAMLSSLVVIIITVLCNAPLAKLQHKYQSKLMEAQDVRLKAMTESLVHMKVLKLYAWEAHFKKVIEGLREVEYKWLTAFQLRRAYNSFLFWSSPVLVSAATFLTCYLLKIPLDASNVFTFVATLRLVQDPIRQIPDVIGVVIQAKVAFTRISKFLDAPELNGQARKKYYVGIDYPIAMNSCSFSWDENPSKPTLKNINLAVKAGEKVAICGEVGSGKSTLLAAVLGEVPKTEGTIQVCGKIAYISQNAWIQTGTVQDNILFGSPMDRERYHNTLARCSLVKDLEMLPYGDCTQIGERGVNLSGGQKQRVQLARALYQNADIYLLDDPFSAVDAHTATSLFNEYVMSALSDKTVLLVTHQVDFLPVFDSILLMSDGEVIRSAPYQDLLADCEEFKDLVNAHKDTIGVSDVSNNITTRRSKEVSVKETDGIHTESVKPSPADQLIKKEERETGDAGVKPYMLYLCQNKGLLYFSLCIISHIIFVAGQISQNSWMAANVQNPHVSTLKLISVYIIIGVCTMFFLLSRSLAVVILGIQTSRSLFSQLLNSLFRAPMSFFDSTPLGRVLSRVSSDLSIVDLDVPFAFVFSLGASLNAYSNLGVLAVVTWQVLFVSVPMIVLAIRLQRYYLASAKELMRINGTTKSALANHLGESIAGAITIRAFEEEDRFFAKIFDLVDKNASPYFYNFASTEWLIQRLEIMSAAVLSFSAFVMALLPQGTFSPGFVGMALSYGLSLNMSFVFSIQNQCNLANQIISVERVNQYMDIQSEAAEVVEENRPSPDWPQDGNVELRDLKIRYRKDAPLVLHGITCRFEAGNKIGIVGRTGSGKTTLIGALFRLVEPADGKIIIDSVDISTIGLHDLRSRLGIIPQDPTLFQGTVRYNLDPLGQFSDQQIWEVLDKCQLLEAVQEKDQGLDSHVVEDGSNWSMGQRQLFCLGRALLRRCRILVLDEATASIDNATDAVLQKTIRTEFKYCTVITVAHRIPTVMDCDMVLAMSDGRIVEYDKPTKLMETEGSLFRKLVNEYWSYTSNGNI; via the exons GCTTGGACTGTGGATGCTGGGGAGTGGCTTCAATCAGGATGCTTCTGCTTACCTTCCACATTGGTGGCTTGTGACAGCATGTCAGGGACTGAACTTGATCCTCACCAGCTTCGCTTTCAGCATCAGGCCTCGGTTTCTTGGAGCGGCATTCGTTCGATTTTGGCCGGTCTTGCTGGTCCTCTACGCGGCATTCATCTGTTCTTCTTCTGTCGTTGATATTGTTGCAGAGAAGGCGCTGACTGTTAAGTCCTGTTTAGATATTTTGTCCCTACCAGGTGCAATTCTCATGCTTATTTACGGCATTCGGCACAGCCATGACGAAGAGGGTCATGGAAGAAGTGGCAATGGTTTATACAAGCCCCTGAACACGGAGGCAGACAGTGAGGTAGCTGATTCTGACAGTCAGGTAACCCCCTTTGCTAAAGCTGGTTTTTTCAGCAGGATGTCGTTTTGGTGGCTGAATCCTCTGATGAAGATGGGCTATGAGAAGCCCCTTGAGGACAAAGACATGCCGCTTTTAGGCGCCACAGATCGAGCACAGAACCAGTACTTGGTGTTCATGGAGAAGCTGAACCGCGAAAAGCAGTCGCCATCGCACGCCACACCATCATTCTTCTGGACTATTGTTTCTTGTCATAAGCGTGCCATCTTGGTCTCGGGTTTCTGTGCTTTGCTAAAAGTTCTCACCTTATCTACTGGCCCAATACTTCTCAAGGCATTCATCAATGTATCACTTGGGAAAGGGTCCTTTAAATACGAAGGCTTTGTGCTTGCTGCAGTAATGTTCGTCTGCAAATTCTGTGAATCGTTGTCACAGAGGCAGTGGTATTTCCGCACTCGGAGATTAGGATTGCAGGTGAGGTCATTTCTGTCAGCAGCTATTTATAAGAAACAGCAGAAGCTATCAAATGCAGCAAAAATGAAGCACTCTTCTGGAGAAATTATGAACTATGTGACTGTCGATGCCTACCGGATTGGGGAATTCCCATACTGGTTCCATCAAACATGGACAACAAGTGTTCAACTTTGCATTGCTCTGGCGATTCTATACAATGCGGTCGGCGCTGCAATGCTTTCATCATTAGTTGTAATCATCATCACAGTGCTTTGCAACGCGCCATTGGCCAAACTGCAACACAAATACCAGAGTAAGCTTATGGAAGCACAAGATGTGAGATTGAAGGCCATGACCGAGTCACTAGTTCATATGAAGGTCTTGAAACTTTATGCATGGGAAGCTCACTTCAAGAAGGTCATTGAGGGGTTGAGAGAGGTTGAGTACAAGTGGTTGACAGCATTTCAGCTTAGGAGGGCATACAACAGTTTCCTGTTCTGGTCATCACCTGTTCTGGTTTCGGCAGCGACCTTTCTAACATGCTATCTTCTGAAAATTCCTCTTGATGCTAGCAATGTATTCACCTTCGTGGCAACTCTACGTCTCGTGCAAGACCCAATCAGGCAAATACCAGATGTTATTGGCGTCGTGATACAAGCTAAGGTCGCGTTCACTCGGATATCGAAGTTTCTTGATGCTCCTGAGCTAAACGGGCAAGCTAGAAAGAAATACTATGTTGGCATTGATTACCCTATAGCGATGAATTCGTGCAGTTTCTCATGGGATGAGAATCCATCAAAACCAACTCTGAAGAACATAAATCTGGCAGTCAAAGCAGGAGAAAAGGTTGCCATTTGTGGAGAGGTAGGATCAGGGAAGTCCACGCTTTTGGCTGCTGTGCTTGGAGAGGTCCCCAAGACTGAAGGCACG ATCCAAGTCTGTGGGAAAATAGCATATATTTCTCAGAATGCATGGATCCAAACAGGAACCGTGCAAGACAATATTCTCTTCGGATCGCCAATGGACagggaaagatatcacaacacactCGCGAGGTGCTCGTTGGTCAAGGACCTTGAAATGTTGCCATATGGAGATTGTACTCAAATTGGGGAGAGAGGAGTAAACCTTAGTGGTGGTCAGAAGCAGCGCGTCCAGCTTGCTCGTGCACTATACCAAAATGCAGACATCTATCTTCTTGATGATCCTTTCAGTGCTGTCGATGCCCATACAGCCACAAGTCTATTCAAT GAATATGTCATGAGCGCTCTATCGGACAAGACTGTTCTCTTGGTGACGCACCAAGTGGATTTTCTACCCGTATTTGACTCCATTTTG TTAATGTCAGATGGAGAGGTCATTAGGTCTGCACCTTATCAAGATCTATTGGCAGATTGTGAAGAATTTAAAGACCTTGTAAATGCCCATAAAGATACAATTGGTGTTTCCGATGTTAGTAACAATATAACAACTCGAAGATCTAAGGAAGTATCAGTAAAGGAGACAGATGGTATTCATACAGAATCTGTGAAGCCATCACCGGCAGATCAACTGATCAAGAAAGAGGAAAGAGAAACAGGGGACGCAGGTGTTAAGCCTTATATGCTTTACCTGTGCCAGAACAAAGGCCTCCTGTATTTCTCTCTTTGTATTATTTCTCACATAATTTTCGTAGCTGGGCAAATATCACAGAATTCATGGATGGCTGCTAATGTCCAAAATCCTCATGTTAGTACACTGAAGTTAATTTCTGTGTACATTATTATCGGAGTTTGCACAATGTTCTTCTTGCTATCAAGATCTTTGGCAGTcgttattcttgggatccagacaTCACGATCCTTATTTTCCCAGCTACTCAATTCATTATTCCGTGCACCAATGTCCTTTTTTGATTCTACTCCGCTAGGAAGGGTTCTTAGCCGG GTTTCTTCAGATTTGAGTATCGTTGACCTTGATGTTCCATTTGCCTTCGTATTTAGCCTTGGTGCCAGCTTAAACGCATATAGCAATCTAGGGGTACTGGCTGTTGTTACATGGCAAGTTCTGTTTGTATCCGTTCCAATGATAGTTTTGGCAATTAGGCTGCAG AGGTACTATCTAGCCTCGGCCAAGGAACTGATGCGGATCAATGGTACCACCAAGTCTGCTCTAGCGAATCACTTAGGTGAATCGATTGCAGGGGCTATAACCATAAGGGCCTTTGAGGAAGAAGATCGTTTCTTTGCTAAAATTTTTGACCTTGTTGACAAGAATGCCAGCCCATATTTCTATAATTTTGCATCAACTGAATGGTTGATTCAACGTCTGGAGATAATGAGCGCCGcagttctttctttttctgccttTGTCATGGCCCTTCTTCCTCAAGGAACTTTTAGCCCTG GTTTTGTGGGAATGGCATTGTCCTATGGTCTTTCCCTAAATATGTCATTTGTTTTCTCTATTCAAAACCAATGCAACCTGGCGAATCAAATAATCTCGGTGGAACGGGTGAACCAGTACATGGACATACAAAGTGAAGCCGCAGAAGTTGTTGAGGAAAATCGACCATCACCAGATTGGCCTCAAGATGGTAATGTGGAGCTTAGAGATTTGAAG atcaggtatAGGAAAGATGCTCCCCTTGTACTACATGGAATCACTTGCAGGTTTGAAGCTGGAAATAAGATTGGTATAGTTGGTCGAACGGGAAGTGGCAAGACAACATTAATTGGTGCATTGTTTCGTCTTGTTGAACCCGCCGATGGGAAAATAATTATAGACTCTGTGGACATCAGTACAATAGGCTTGCATGACCTGCGTTCGCGTTTGGGTATCATTCCACAAGATCCAACACTTTTTCAGGGTACAGTAAGATACAATCTAGATCCTCTTGGGCAATTCTCAGATCAACAAATATGGGAG GTTCTTGACAAATGTCAACTTCTTGAAGCTGTCCAGGAGAAGGATCAAGGACTGGATTCACATG TTGTGGAAGACGGGTCGAACTGGAGTATGGGTCAAAGGCAGCTCTTTTGTCTGGGACGCGCACTTTTGAGAAGATGCCGCATCTTAGTTCTGGATGAAGCGACAGCCTCTATTGACAATGCAACAGATGCTGTCCTTCAGAAAACGATCCGGACAGAATTCAAATATTGCACCGTCATTACAGTTGCACACCGTATACCAACAGTTATGGACTGCGATATGGTACTTGCAATGAGCGATG GGAGAATAGTGGAGTATGACAAACCTACAAAGCTCATGGAAACGGAAGGATCTCTCTTCCGCAAACTGGTCAACGAGTACTGGTCATACACATCGAACGGAAATATTTAG